In Aequorivita sp. H23M31, a single window of DNA contains:
- a CDS encoding helix-turn-helix domain-containing protein — protein sequence MSLADNIKKLREDKELRQKEVANALDIGYSNYNKIENGNREISVKELQRLAEFYNITIDQVINLNGGLPKEVVIEDKQANEQLRLISELDTDDRAIIFKMIDKMLTSKKFKDFFNKNVASL from the coding sequence ATGAGTTTAGCTGATAACATTAAAAAATTAAGAGAAGATAAAGAGCTTCGCCAAAAAGAAGTTGCTAACGCTCTTGATATTGGTTATTCCAACTACAATAAAATTGAAAATGGTAATCGTGAGATTTCTGTAAAAGAGTTACAGCGACTTGCAGAGTTTTATAATATTACTATTGACCAAGTGATTAACCTTAATGGTGGTCTGCCCAAAGAAGTTGTTATAGAAGATAAACAAGCTAATGAGCAATTACGTTTGATTTCTGAACTTGATACCGATGATAGAGCCATTATCTTTAAGATGATTGATAAAATGCTCACTTCTAAAAAGTTTAAGGATTTCTTTAATAAAAATGTAGCTTCGCTTTAG
- a CDS encoding ORF6N domain-containing protein, producing MSNKITIPDEVIINKIYVIRGQKVMLDRDLADLYDVETRRLKEQVRRNINRFPEEFMFELTKEELEEWRTQYASSNRDVMGIRIAPFVFTEHGILMLSSVLSSEKAVQMNIQIIKTFVQLRKIANNYEEIMAKIRQMESQTNEQFSEIYKVLQNLLSKPEEKPRKEIGYKAGRK from the coding sequence ATGAGCAATAAAATAACCATCCCGGACGAAGTAATCATCAATAAGATATACGTCATAAGAGGGCAGAAAGTAATGTTGGACAGGGATTTGGCAGACCTTTATGACGTTGAGACAAGACGATTGAAAGAACAAGTCAGACGGAACATAAATCGTTTTCCTGAAGAATTTATGTTTGAGCTTACCAAAGAAGAATTGGAAGAATGGAGAACACAATACGCTTCTTCCAATCGTGATGTTATGGGAATCAGGATTGCGCCTTTTGTGTTTACAGAACACGGAATCTTAATGCTATCAAGTGTTTTGAGCAGCGAAAAGGCTGTACAGATGAACATCCAAATCATAAAGACATTTGTCCAGTTAAGGAAAATTGCGAACAACTACGAGGAAATAATGGCCAAAATCCGACAAATGGAATCCCAGACAAATGAACAGTTCAGCGAGATTTACAAAGTCCTTCAAAATTTATTATCAAAACCGGAAGAAAAGCCCCGAAAGGAAATAGGCTATAAAGCTGGTAGAAAATAA
- a CDS encoding RHS repeat-associated core domain-containing protein, whose translation MLNFLHNYYPFGLEHKGYNTDVSPSGNSVARKFKFNGQELEESLGLNIYEMDVRNYDPAIGRFTTIDPVTHFSQSTYTAFDNNPIFWADPTGADSESFLRDLFDRSESGTTWTNTGNGTFSDGNGNTAQCDDCNESSQEQQDPNPFGDIQVSEKQGWFGKLMGDANGRKWKGPDGVWYSVDEEGYPTGRYMAKFIGSSGSIEYISAGGLGVVLKLPKYLKYLRDIKSSKDLLKYAVKASDAFKLTSGGGKFKAVLEGGAYGAGQHFVQLVKDGWNYQKAGNVIKLTKNGETIIFRASQSGKKGFDTFTLPKAYEGKNVDIFFK comes from the coding sequence ATGCTCAATTTTTTGCATAATTATTATCCTTTTGGGCTTGAACACAAAGGGTATAATACAGATGTATCGCCCAGCGGGAACAGCGTTGCGCGCAAGTTCAAATTTAATGGACAGGAACTAGAAGAAAGTTTGGGTTTAAACATCTATGAGATGGATGTTCGGAATTATGACCCAGCGATAGGTAGATTTACTACTATTGATCCTGTTACACATTTTTCACAATCTACATATACTGCTTTTGATAATAATCCTATTTTTTGGGCAGACCCAACCGGTGCCGATAGTGAAAGTTTCTTGAGAGATTTGTTTGATAGGTCAGAAAGTGGAACTACTTGGACAAATACTGGAAATGGCACTTTTTCTGATGGGAATGGAAACACGGCACAATGTGACGATTGTAATGAAAGTAGTCAAGAACAACAAGATCCGAATCCTTTTGGAGATATTCAAGTGTCGGAAAAACAAGGGTGGTTTGGTAAGCTAATGGGAGATGCAAACGGCAGGAAATGGAAAGGACCAGATGGAGTTTGGTATTCTGTGGATGAAGAAGGGTATCCAACAGGCAGATATATGGCTAAATTTATTGGTAGTTCGGGCTCAATAGAGTATATTTCTGCTGGAGGACTTGGAGTTGTATTGAAATTGCCAAAGTATCTAAAATATTTAAGGGATATAAAATCTAGTAAGGATTTATTAAAATATGCGGTAAAAGCTTCTGACGCCTTCAAATTAACTTCTGGTGGTGGGAAATTTAAAGCTGTTCTCGAAGGAGGTGCATATGGTGCAGGTCAACATTTTGTACAGTTAGTGAAAGATGGGTGGAATTATCAGAAAGCGGGCAATGTGATAAAGTTGACTAAAAATGGTGAAACAATAATTTTTAGAGCATCTCAATCCGGCAAGAAAGGGTTTGATACTTTTACTTTACCGAAAGCTTATGAAGGGAAAAATGTAGATATTTTCTTTAAATAA
- a CDS encoding tyrosine-type recombinase/integrase: protein MKPYSEFLEEQNYSKTTIKVYATEIQSFIKWCNRNSTTANEIDYKNCLKYIKYLTRKGTKKKTVNHRLRSVKIYFDYLMDEACRVDNPIENTTIKGVQRNINYNLLEAEELEDLYYSFETDKYQEEYHRYTLKRAKVIIGLMVYQGLNTSDLGNLKIEHLQLSKGKIYVPSRRRSNARELELKPWQIMEFMEYVNEVRPTIQNKLQNHSEQLFNTNARFNSIVYHIFKKLKKYNQKAENIKQIRASVITNWLGQYNLRKVQYLAGHRYISSTERYLQNDLENLHEMVNNFHPIV from the coding sequence ATGAAACCATATAGCGAATTTTTGGAAGAGCAGAATTATAGTAAAACCACAATCAAGGTTTACGCTACAGAAATACAAAGCTTTATAAAATGGTGCAATAGAAATAGTACCACGGCAAACGAAATCGATTATAAAAATTGCCTGAAATACATAAAATACCTTACCCGAAAGGGAACAAAGAAAAAGACCGTAAACCACAGGTTGCGGAGCGTAAAGATATATTTTGATTACCTGATGGATGAAGCCTGTAGAGTTGATAACCCGATAGAGAACACCACCATAAAAGGCGTACAGAGAAACATCAATTATAATCTGCTCGAAGCGGAAGAACTGGAGGATTTATATTACAGTTTTGAGACCGACAAATACCAAGAAGAATATCACAGATACACCTTAAAAAGAGCAAAGGTAATTATTGGGTTAATGGTCTATCAAGGCTTAAACACAAGCGATTTAGGAAACTTGAAAATAGAACATCTTCAACTCTCAAAAGGCAAAATATATGTTCCGAGCAGACGGAGAAGCAACGCAAGGGAGCTAGAATTAAAACCTTGGCAGATAATGGAGTTTATGGAATATGTGAACGAAGTTCGGCCAACAATCCAAAACAAACTGCAAAACCATAGCGAACAGCTTTTTAATACGAATGCACGTTTTAACTCAATCGTCTATCACATCTTTAAAAAACTGAAAAAATACAATCAAAAAGCAGAGAATATAAAGCAGATTAGGGCAAGTGTAATTACAAATTGGTTAGGACAATATAACTTGCGAAAAGTTCAATATCTGGCTGGACATCGTTACATAAGTTCGACCGAAAGATATTTACAGAACGATTTAGAGAACCTTCACGAAATGGTCAACAACTTCCATCCAATAGTTTAG
- a CDS encoding tyrosine-type recombinase/integrase, translating to MKKLKLQNEVFKMFVANYKEWLDILGYAESTVYQLPNHLQEFFYYVEKQNIKKLTDITPKTIKDYYRKLKERANERTSGSLSKSYLNKHQQALKKFKEYLQNHNYNDFNIHLKSETNPTEEKINILTQDEIKELFEATEFSHTESRFKLRDKAILTVLYSCGLRRNEAVHLDLSDIYFDKERVFVRKGKNYKERFVPINRKNAEILEDYIFEARPEFYQANLSEALFINHHGTRMQGMSFANRLKVIVASTNNKNIMEKNITLHILRHSIATHLLQREVPLESIKTFLGHSSLESTQIYTHLLKTLENETI from the coding sequence GTGAAAAAATTAAAGCTACAAAATGAGGTATTTAAAATGTTCGTTGCCAATTACAAAGAATGGTTGGACATCTTGGGTTATGCAGAAAGTACAGTCTATCAATTACCGAATCATCTACAAGAGTTCTTTTATTATGTTGAAAAGCAGAACATCAAAAAGCTGACTGACATCACGCCAAAAACCATAAAGGATTATTACAGGAAACTCAAAGAAAGAGCCAATGAACGAACAAGTGGAAGTTTGAGCAAAAGTTATCTCAACAAACATCAACAGGCTTTAAAAAAGTTCAAGGAATACTTGCAGAACCACAACTATAACGACTTCAATATTCATCTTAAATCTGAAACCAATCCAACTGAAGAAAAGATAAATATTTTGACACAGGACGAAATTAAGGAACTCTTTGAAGCCACAGAATTTAGCCATACAGAAAGTAGATTTAAGTTAAGAGATAAAGCCATTTTGACCGTTTTGTACAGTTGTGGATTAAGAAGAAATGAAGCGGTACACTTGGATTTAAGCGACATCTATTTTGACAAGGAAAGAGTGTTTGTCAGGAAAGGTAAAAACTACAAAGAAAGGTTTGTACCAATTAACCGAAAGAATGCAGAAATATTGGAAGATTACATTTTTGAAGCTCGACCAGAATTTTATCAAGCCAATTTAAGCGAAGCTCTGTTTATAAACCATCACGGAACACGAATGCAGGGAATGAGTTTTGCAAATCGATTGAAAGTTATTGTAGCATCTACCAACAATAAAAATATAATGGAAAAGAATATTACACTTCACATTTTAAGGCACTCAATAGCTACACATTTATTACAGCGAGAAGTACCATTAGAAAGCATCAAAACCTTTTTAGGACATAGTAGTTTAGAATCTACTCAAATCTACACACACTTACTTAAAACACTTGAAAATGAAACCATATAG